One genomic segment of Thalassospiraceae bacterium LMO-SO8 includes these proteins:
- a CDS encoding carboxylate-amine ligase — MAHDAPPFTLGIEEEYLLVDTETRAVTDHAPEGLFAACKKRLKGRVAHEFLSSQIEVNTRVCADIAQARAELAELRTTVAEVADDFGLAPIAASTHPFSLWESQHHTDRARYNQIAHDIQAPAQRLMICGMHVHVGLGGDDELRIDLLNQISYFLPHLLALSTSSPFWRGQDTGLKSYRLSIFNELPRTGPPNQFQSFSEYQRHVQVLVDAGLIEDATKLWWDVRPSARFPTLEMRVTDVCPLMEDALAIAALFTCILRMLYRLKLRNQRWRIYSPMLLEENRWRAQRYGLDEGLVDFGKGEVIPFGLLLDEITSLIAEDAEALGCTAQIDHLRTIQTRGTGAHRQLAAHADALAAGATPDAALAAVVDRLIAETIRMPES, encoded by the coding sequence GTGGCGCACGACGCCCCGCCCTTCACCCTGGGGATCGAGGAGGAATACCTACTCGTCGACACGGAAACGCGAGCGGTCACGGACCACGCCCCCGAAGGCCTGTTCGCGGCCTGCAAAAAACGCCTGAAGGGCCGCGTCGCCCATGAATTCCTGTCCTCGCAGATCGAGGTCAATACCCGCGTCTGCGCCGATATCGCCCAGGCGCGGGCGGAATTGGCCGAACTGCGCACGACCGTCGCCGAGGTCGCGGACGATTTCGGCTTGGCGCCGATCGCGGCCTCGACCCATCCGTTCTCGTTATGGGAATCCCAGCATCATACGGACCGCGCGCGCTACAACCAAATCGCCCACGACATCCAGGCCCCGGCGCAGCGGCTGATGATCTGCGGCATGCATGTCCATGTCGGCCTGGGCGGCGACGACGAACTGCGCATCGACCTTCTGAATCAGATCAGCTATTTCCTGCCGCACTTGCTGGCGCTGTCGACCTCGTCACCGTTCTGGCGGGGGCAGGACACCGGGCTCAAGTCCTACCGGCTCAGCATCTTCAATGAATTGCCGCGCACTGGCCCGCCCAACCAGTTCCAGTCGTTCAGCGAATATCAGCGGCATGTCCAGGTTTTGGTCGATGCCGGCCTGATCGAGGACGCGACCAAGCTGTGGTGGGACGTGCGGCCGAGTGCGCGGTTCCCGACCCTGGAAATGCGCGTCACCGACGTCTGCCCCCTGATGGAGGACGCGTTGGCCATCGCGGCCCTGTTCACCTGCATCCTGCGCATGCTGTACCGCCTGAAGCTGCGGAACCAGCGCTGGCGCATCTATTCGCCCATGCTGCTGGAGGAAAACCGCTGGCGCGCCCAGCGTTACGGGCTGGACGAAGGTCTGGTCGATTTCGGCAAGGGCGAAGTCATTCCCTTCGGCTTGCTGCTCGACGAGATCACGAGCCTGATCGCCGAGGATGCGGAGGCCCTGGGCTGCACCGCCCAGATCGACCATCTGAGAACCATCCAGACGCGCGGCACCGGCGCCCATCGCCAGCTTGCCGCCCATGCCGATGCCCTTGCCGCCGGCGCAACCCCCGATGCGGCCCTGGCCGCCGTGGTCGACCGCCTGATCGCCGAAACCATCAGAATGCCGGAATCCTGA
- a CDS encoding NUDIX domain-containing protein produces the protein MLTPRPVEQSCVIPYRTTETWIEFALITSRNTGRWIVPKGTVEPNMTAAASAAKEALEEAGLLGKTSEQPLGEYFYSKFGRVYRVEIFPFYVTEQLDTWDEKHFRKREWVGAEAALSRITETAVQDAIRHLAETRILPGDPQ, from the coding sequence ATGCTGACGCCACGCCCCGTCGAACAATCCTGCGTCATCCCCTACCGGACGACCGAAACCTGGATCGAATTCGCCCTCATCACATCGCGCAACACGGGGCGCTGGATCGTGCCCAAGGGCACGGTCGAACCGAACATGACCGCCGCCGCATCGGCGGCCAAGGAAGCGCTTGAGGAAGCGGGACTTTTGGGAAAAACCAGCGAGCAGCCCCTGGGCGAATATTTCTATTCCAAGTTCGGGCGTGTCTACCGGGTCGAAATCTTTCCCTTCTACGTCACCGAACAGCTTGATACCTGGGACGAGAAGCACTTCCGCAAGCGTGAATGGGTCGGCGCGGAGGCCGCCCTGTCCCGGATTACGGAAACGGCGGTGCAGGACGCCATCCGCCATCTGGCGGAAACCCGCATTCTGCCCGGCGATCCGCAGTAA
- a CDS encoding response regulator → MAVYKFDRVSVMVCEDNAFVRRTLEDVLRQFGFERITLLKNGQEAIESLKLLKQAKNPGPDLIIADLVMAPINGLLLCRWCRSAKETPNRMVPFIMLSGAADQDYVGSARDLGATEFLAKPFSGETIYKKLLEVIDFPRQFVMTQNYFGPDRRRKKEPPENDRREKTEEDCTVVYSAEKMTKPKTDSDVFLFKPTNYLREKCAGGKLNPLERGEMPTALIEEAEKKLERATLDFTKWAQDYLGRLSDLCTQALLEPGRRTQQFVEINQVALELRGQGGTFGYPLISIFGKMLFDSTRDGCREDDAQVEIVKAHVDAMRAVLREKIAGDGGEIGKELIKALREGIEKQEKARKAAIEEMKQQAGG, encoded by the coding sequence ATGGCGGTTTATAAATTCGACCGCGTATCCGTGATGGTGTGCGAGGACAATGCCTTCGTCCGGCGCACGCTGGAGGATGTGCTACGGCAATTCGGTTTCGAGCGCATCACACTCCTGAAAAACGGTCAGGAAGCGATCGAAAGCCTGAAGCTGCTGAAACAGGCGAAAAACCCCGGTCCGGATCTGATCATCGCCGACCTGGTGATGGCACCGATCAACGGGCTGTTGCTGTGCCGCTGGTGCCGCTCGGCCAAGGAAACGCCGAACCGCATGGTGCCCTTCATCATGCTGTCCGGGGCGGCCGACCAGGATTACGTGGGCTCGGCCCGCGATTTGGGGGCGACGGAATTCCTCGCCAAGCCGTTTTCCGGCGAAACCATCTACAAGAAACTTCTGGAGGTCATCGACTTCCCGCGTCAGTTCGTGATGACCCAGAACTATTTCGGGCCCGACCGCCGGCGCAAGAAAGAACCGCCCGAGAACGACCGTCGGGAAAAGACCGAAGAGGACTGCACGGTCGTCTATTCGGCGGAAAAAATGACCAAGCCGAAGACCGACAGCGATGTCTTTTTGTTCAAGCCGACCAATTATCTGAGGGAGAAATGCGCCGGCGGCAAGCTCAACCCGCTTGAGCGCGGCGAGATGCCGACGGCGCTCATCGAAGAGGCGGAAAAGAAGCTGGAGCGCGCGACCCTCGACTTCACCAAATGGGCGCAGGACTACCTGGGCCGTCTGTCGGACCTTTGCACCCAGGCGCTGCTGGAGCCGGGCCGGCGGACGCAGCAGTTTGTGGAAATCAACCAGGTCGCGCTGGAACTGCGCGGGCAGGGCGGAACCTTCGGCTATCCGCTGATTTCGATCTTCGGCAAGATGCTGTTCGATTCGACCCGTGACGGCTGCCGCGAGGACGATGCTCAGGTGGAAATCGTCAAGGCCCATGTCGATGCCATGCGGGCGGTGCTGCGCGAAAAGATCGCGGGCGACGGTGGTGAGATCGGCAAGGAACTGATCAAGGCCCTGCGCGAAGGCATCGAAAAGCAGGAAAAGGCCCGCAAGGCCGCCATCGAAGAAATGAAACAACAGGCCGGCGGCTGA
- a CDS encoding DUF2312 domain-containing protein: protein MSESEIGGAASERLKALIDRIERLEEEKKALAEDIKEVYSEAKSAGFDVKVMRQLIRLRKMDESDRNEMEEVLTIYMRAVGM from the coding sequence ATGAGCGAAAGCGAAATCGGCGGCGCCGCCAGCGAGCGCCTGAAAGCCCTTATCGACCGGATCGAACGTCTGGAAGAGGAAAAGAAAGCCCTCGCGGAAGACATCAAGGAAGTTTATTCCGAAGCCAAGTCCGCCGGGTTCGACGTCAAGGTGATGCGTCAGCTCATCCGTCTGCGCAAAATGGATGAAAGCGACCGCAACGAAATGGAAGAAGTCCTGACCATCTACATGCGCGCCGTGGGCATGTAG
- a CDS encoding TRAM domain-containing protein, giving the protein MPRKSDAHRTRRGRAGGGRSGSRRGHARTVQFKEPARVTVTALAAQGDGVADTDDGRRLFIPFTVPGDEIDVEIGPARGDGFEARVRSFVTKGLRGAAFCRHFEICGGCAVQHLTDAHYIEWKRGILIQALSRRGLMLDVLDLAAVPRDARRRVTFQAERTDKGVILGFAERRGHRIVDIDACPLLLPEINALLPLLRDLAVAMLQAGERARLAVARTEGPDGGALDLVVERDREPDLAAREALADFARRSNAARISWRDGAGVVEPVAHIMPVAAEFGPAVVELPPGGFMQPTTAGEDILRNAILAGAEGATRIAELYAGAGTFTFVLAKMCRVHAVDGDAALMRALSTGAGRSGLGGRVTTETRDLAARPLLPGELKDIDTVILDPPRAGALRQVEQIVLAPGVRRVVMVSCNPQTFARDVRVLVDGGFDPGPVLPVDQFPYSHHLECVAVLTRGG; this is encoded by the coding sequence TTGCCGCGAAAATCTGACGCCCATCGGACCCGCCGGGGGCGCGCCGGCGGCGGGCGGTCCGGCAGCCGCCGCGGCCATGCCCGCACGGTCCAGTTCAAGGAACCGGCCCGTGTGACCGTGACCGCCCTGGCGGCGCAGGGCGACGGGGTGGCGGACACGGACGACGGCCGCCGCCTGTTCATTCCCTTCACCGTTCCGGGTGACGAAATCGACGTCGAGATTGGCCCCGCCCGGGGCGACGGGTTCGAAGCCCGCGTGCGGTCCTTCGTCACCAAGGGGCTTCGGGGCGCGGCGTTCTGCCGCCATTTCGAAATCTGCGGCGGCTGCGCCGTGCAGCATCTGACGGATGCCCATTACATTGAATGGAAACGCGGTATTCTGATTCAGGCCCTGTCCCGGCGCGGCCTGATGCTTGACGTGCTGGATCTTGCCGCCGTGCCCAGGGATGCCCGCCGGCGTGTCACGTTCCAGGCGGAACGCACGGACAAGGGGGTGATTCTCGGCTTCGCCGAACGACGTGGCCACCGAATCGTCGATATCGACGCCTGTCCTCTTCTCTTGCCGGAGATCAACGCTCTGTTGCCCCTGTTGCGCGATCTGGCGGTGGCGATGCTGCAAGCGGGGGAGCGGGCGCGCCTGGCCGTCGCCCGCACGGAAGGCCCCGACGGCGGGGCGCTCGACCTGGTGGTCGAACGCGACCGCGAACCGGACCTGGCGGCGCGTGAGGCCCTGGCGGATTTCGCGCGGCGGTCGAACGCGGCGCGGATTTCCTGGCGTGACGGGGCGGGGGTGGTCGAGCCGGTCGCCCATATCATGCCGGTCGCCGCCGAATTCGGCCCCGCCGTGGTGGAACTGCCGCCGGGTGGCTTCATGCAGCCGACGACGGCCGGCGAGGACATCCTGCGCAATGCGATTTTGGCCGGGGCCGAAGGCGCCACGCGCATCGCCGAGCTTTATGCCGGCGCCGGCACCTTCACCTTCGTGCTTGCCAAGATGTGCCGGGTCCATGCGGTCGATGGTGACGCAGCGCTGATGCGCGCCCTCAGCACCGGGGCGGGCCGATCCGGCCTGGGCGGGCGGGTGACCACGGAAACGCGGGACCTGGCGGCGCGGCCCCTGCTGCCCGGTGAACTGAAGGATATCGACACGGTGATCCTGGACCCGCCGCGGGCGGGGGCGCTGCGCCAGGTCGAACAGATCGTCCTGGCGCCGGGCGTGCGCCGCGTGGTCATGGTGTCCTGCAATCCGCAGACCTTCGCGCGGGATGTCCGGGTGCTGGTGGACGGCGGGTTCGATCCGGGGCCCGTCCTGCCCGTGGATCAATTCCCCTATTCCCACCACCTGGAATGCGTGGCGGTGCTGACGCGGGGCGGCTGA
- a CDS encoding ABC-type transport auxiliary lipoprotein family protein — protein sequence MIRRLSALALAAVLAACGGNATVPENHFYRLEVAPPETKGKLLMPGVLEVDRLLAAGELTQRSIVYRHADNPHQLRAYHYHFWNEAPGVLLQAELVSYLRAAGIAGTVVTPEMRARPNFAVTGRVEKLERVIGGSNAGVIEMNLVLRRVSDGTVLVAKTYTREFTPKDDGLTALVKGFSAAARDIFKAFVNDVAAKI from the coding sequence ATGATTCGACGATTGTCCGCGTTGGCGCTGGCGGCCGTTCTGGCGGCCTGCGGCGGCAACGCCACGGTGCCGGAAAACCACTTTTACCGGCTTGAGGTGGCGCCCCCCGAAACGAAGGGCAAGCTGCTGATGCCCGGCGTGCTGGAGGTCGACCGTCTGCTTGCCGCCGGTGAATTGACGCAGCGTTCCATCGTCTACCGTCATGCCGACAATCCGCACCAGCTTCGCGCCTATCACTATCATTTCTGGAATGAAGCGCCGGGGGTTCTGCTGCAGGCTGAACTGGTCAGCTATCTGCGCGCCGCCGGCATCGCCGGCACGGTGGTGACGCCGGAAATGCGCGCCCGGCCGAATTTCGCGGTGACCGGACGGGTCGAGAAACTGGAACGGGTGATCGGCGGATCGAACGCGGGTGTCATTGAAATGAACCTGGTGTTGCGCCGGGTCAGCGACGGCACGGTCCTGGTCGCCAAGACCTATACCCGCGAATTCACGCCCAAGGACGACGGCCTGACGGCCCTGGTCAAGGGATTCAGCGCGGCCGCCCGCGACATCTTCAAGGCCTTCGTGAACGACGTTGCCGCGAAAATCTGA
- a CDS encoding MlaD family protein, producing the protein MRSNKINYLLVGTFVLAMIAGLIVALSVLTGRTGATDAYHAYYSNVTGVKFGTQVVYEGYPIGQVETVTPEPSKGGMRFRVDFEINEGWKIPKDSKVAIAAPGLLAAVTLSISAGASPDALAPGAEVMAVEGGDLFAVVSGVAEKLGGLSDNSIEPLLASVQRAVNNANKLLDNHGEALAGDLKQMINEASLLVADVSRRIPVVIDNMELIASDVKSFSGELKAAATPENRRLVEETVANLNGATKDARAAMANGDKLMMTLTDMVGKNDGDLRRAIKDARYVVESVARRIDAINENLEGMSRNMLEFSRQIRQSPGLLLNSKPVTDEVQAK; encoded by the coding sequence GTGAGAAGCAACAAGATAAACTATCTGCTGGTCGGCACCTTCGTTCTGGCCATGATCGCCGGGCTGATCGTGGCCCTGTCGGTACTGACGGGACGCACGGGGGCGACGGACGCCTACCACGCCTATTATTCCAACGTCACCGGCGTGAAGTTCGGCACCCAGGTCGTCTACGAAGGCTATCCCATCGGCCAGGTCGAAACGGTGACGCCTGAGCCGTCCAAGGGCGGCATGCGGTTCCGCGTCGATTTCGAGATCAACGAAGGCTGGAAAATTCCCAAGGACAGCAAAGTGGCGATTGCAGCACCCGGCTTGCTCGCGGCGGTGACGCTGAGCATTTCCGCCGGCGCCAGTCCCGATGCCCTGGCCCCGGGCGCGGAAGTCATGGCGGTCGAGGGCGGCGATCTGTTCGCGGTCGTGTCCGGCGTGGCGGAAAAGCTGGGCGGGCTCAGCGACAACAGCATCGAACCTCTTCTGGCCAGCGTTCAGCGGGCCGTGAACAACGCCAACAAGCTGTTGGACAATCACGGCGAGGCCCTTGCCGGAGACCTCAAGCAGATGATCAACGAGGCGTCTCTGCTGGTCGCCGACGTCAGCCGCCGCATTCCCGTGGTCATCGACAACATGGAACTGATCGCGTCCGACGTGAAGTCGTTCAGCGGCGAATTGAAGGCCGCGGCGACCCCCGAAAATCGCAGGCTGGTCGAGGAAACGGTCGCCAACCTGAACGGCGCGACCAAGGACGCCCGCGCCGCCATGGCCAACGGCGACAAGTTGATGATGACCCTCACCGACATGGTCGGCAAGAACGACGGCGACCTGCGGCGCGCGATCAAGGATGCGCGCTACGTGGTCGAAAGCGTTGCCCGCCGCATTGACGCCATCAACGAAAACCTGGAAGGCATGTCGCGCAATATGTTGGAATTCTCGCGCCAGATCAGACAAAGCCCCGGCCTGTTGTTGAACAGCAAGCCGGTCACGGACGAGGTGCAGGCGAAATGA
- a CDS encoding ATP-binding cassette domain-containing protein, whose translation MNDNAQAQPRNVIEVRDLVTHYGDRMILKGISMDVHADEIMVIMGGSGSGKSTLLRHLMALEHHTSGTMRILGQDIDKLSGVELVELRQKLGVAFQGGALFSSMTVGENVMLPLFEHTGLDRKTMEIMARMKLEVVSLGGFENLMPSELSGGMIKRAAFARAIVMDPKILFCDEPSAGLDPVVASALDDLILLLRDALGMTVVVVTHELESAFKIADRITILDRGEILFIGTPDELRADPSQRIQNLLNRVAEDDAMDADAYLNRLTGEQPAYRPL comes from the coding sequence ATGAACGACAACGCCCAGGCACAACCCCGCAATGTGATCGAGGTCCGCGATCTGGTCACCCATTACGGCGACCGCATGATCCTCAAGGGCATCTCCATGGACGTGCATGCCGATGAGATCATGGTCATCATGGGCGGCTCCGGGTCCGGGAAAAGCACACTTTTGCGCCACCTGATGGCGTTGGAGCATCATACTTCGGGGACCATGCGCATCCTGGGCCAGGACATCGACAAGCTGTCGGGGGTCGAATTGGTCGAACTGCGCCAGAAGCTGGGTGTGGCGTTCCAGGGCGGGGCCCTGTTCTCGTCCATGACCGTGGGCGAAAACGTCATGCTGCCGTTGTTCGAGCATACCGGCCTCGACCGCAAGACCATGGAGATCATGGCCCGCATGAAGCTGGAGGTCGTCAGCCTGGGCGGGTTCGAGAACCTGATGCCGTCGGAACTGTCCGGCGGCATGATTAAGCGCGCGGCCTTTGCCCGCGCCATCGTCATGGACCCCAAGATCCTGTTCTGCGACGAGCCGTCGGCGGGCCTGGATCCGGTCGTCGCCTCGGCGCTGGACGATCTGATTTTGCTGCTGCGGGACGCCCTGGGCATGACCGTGGTCGTGGTCACCCATGAACTGGAAAGCGCTTTCAAGATCGCCGACCGCATCACCATTCTGGACCGCGGCGAAATCCTGTTCATCGGCACGCCGGACGAACTGCGGGCCGACCCGTCGCAACGCATTCAGAACCTGTTGAACCGGGTGGCCGAGGACGACGCCATGGACGCGGACGCCTACCTGAACCGGCTGACGGGCGAACAGCCCGCCTACCGGCCCCTTTGA
- a CDS encoding ABC transporter permease has protein sequence MTPTDTRNPIVVTTEKVGRAAVAGIEEIGLGAMMVVESFYWLIFGRREKQAVRLGAIAEQCMAVGIQAVPIIALLAATIGMMLAIQGIHTLRIFGAESRVTVGISFSVVREFAPLITGIVIAGRSGSALAARIGTMKINQEVDALYVMGINPVRFLVVPAMVAMLIMVPALTLFSDFVGLFFAGVYVNLDLGISLAAYMDQTIDLLSVDDLMHGLGKSVIFSILIAVIGVVNGASVQGGAEGVGKATTRAVVQSISAIIVTDMLFAFVVTR, from the coding sequence GTGACCCCAACCGATACCCGAAACCCGATCGTCGTAACGACCGAAAAGGTCGGCCGCGCCGCCGTCGCCGGGATCGAGGAAATCGGCCTGGGCGCCATGATGGTGGTGGAAAGCTTCTATTGGCTGATTTTCGGGCGGCGCGAAAAGCAGGCGGTGCGCCTGGGCGCCATTGCCGAGCAATGCATGGCCGTCGGTATCCAGGCGGTGCCGATCATCGCGCTTCTGGCCGCGACCATCGGCATGATGCTGGCCATTCAGGGCATCCATACGCTACGCATCTTCGGCGCGGAAAGCCGCGTCACCGTCGGCATTTCGTTTTCCGTGGTGCGCGAATTCGCGCCGCTGATCACCGGCATCGTCATCGCCGGGCGGTCCGGCTCGGCGCTTGCCGCGCGCATCGGCACCATGAAGATCAACCAGGAAGTCGACGCCCTTTACGTCATGGGCATCAACCCGGTGCGCTTCCTGGTCGTGCCGGCCATGGTGGCGATGCTGATCATGGTTCCGGCGCTGACCCTGTTTTCCGATTTTGTCGGCCTGTTCTTCGCCGGCGTCTATGTCAACCTGGACCTCGGCATCTCGCTCGCCGCCTATATGGATCAGACCATCGACCTGCTCAGCGTCGACGACCTCATGCACGGGCTCGGCAAAAGCGTCATCTTCTCGATCCTCATCGCCGTGATCGGCGTGGTCAACGGGGCCTCGGTCCAGGGCGGCGCCGAAGGCGTGGGCAAGGCGACGACGCGCGCCGTGGTGCAGTCCATTTCGGCGATCATCGTCACGGACATGCTGTTCGCCTTCGTGGTCACGCGGTAA
- a CDS encoding STAS domain-containing protein: MKHEVKDVGGSVVIAFEGDVDLQTSPKAREALLATVGQGKPVVVDLAKVGYIDSSGVASLVEALQTAKKGGQTLALAAVSEGALRVLKLARLDAVFAIHASVDDAV; this comes from the coding sequence ATGAAGCACGAAGTCAAAGACGTCGGCGGATCCGTCGTGATCGCCTTCGAAGGCGACGTCGATCTGCAAACGTCGCCGAAGGCGCGTGAAGCCCTGTTGGCCACGGTCGGCCAAGGCAAGCCCGTGGTCGTCGATCTGGCCAAGGTCGGCTATATCGATTCGTCGGGTGTGGCCTCGCTGGTCGAAGCCCTGCAGACCGCCAAGAAGGGCGGCCAAACCCTGGCCCTGGCGGCGGTCAGCGAAGGCGCCTTGCGGGTGCTTAAACTGGCGCGCCTCGACGCCGTGTTCGCCATTCACGCCAGTGTGGACGACGCCGTTTAG
- a CDS encoding SpoIIE family protein phosphatase: MSNAPALNIRDAAAEDARRFQANLELLAEMSQDFAASRDLDAALLKAVGHITDSVNAEGGALFLLDDAGENLRCHACVGATEITGLVIAADKGIVGRSVQNNLGEIVRDVSKDPNFFGGVDEKTGYTTKSILCAPLTVKDERIGAIELINKRGGDGLFSPDDLHFLEALAASAALAILNARQADALLEQERIKRELELAREIQSSLLPRPAGDDAPIGGVNQPAREVSGDFFDHFPLEDGRICFCLGDVSGKGVNAALLMAKTASLYRCLGKAILSPGRLLALVNREICETAARGMFVTMVGGIYDPRTGVVTLSNAGHEPALLLTPEGDFQAFEAEGPPLGILADPPTKDGYPETAIDLKGGSLWIFTDGVTEGYVDDAGTELGVDGVKRILLETRGQTLRARLDAVVGLIQPGEGGMRDDVTLLGVSDTAAERPAALAAAERVAGGSELIMSMRLPARADRLRVIRHAVRAALDFLICEDEMTEQVILAVDEACQNVVRHAYGGRADGEIAVELRRDGDDFVVELQDFAAPVDTGQIKGRDLDDIKPGGLGVHLIHEIMDDVQFVTPPAGVGNLLQLRKRLQTKAGAS, from the coding sequence ATGTCTAATGCGCCAGCCCTGAACATCCGCGACGCCGCCGCGGAGGATGCCCGCCGGTTCCAGGCCAATCTGGAGCTGCTGGCCGAGATGTCGCAGGATTTCGCGGCCTCGCGCGACCTGGACGCGGCGCTTCTGAAGGCCGTCGGGCATATCACGGATTCCGTCAATGCCGAGGGCGGGGCCTTGTTTCTGCTCGATGACGCGGGGGAAAACCTGCGCTGCCACGCCTGCGTCGGCGCGACGGAGATTACCGGCCTGGTGATCGCCGCGGACAAGGGCATTGTCGGGCGCTCGGTGCAGAACAACCTGGGCGAGATCGTCCGCGACGTGTCGAAGGACCCGAACTTCTTCGGCGGCGTCGACGAAAAAACCGGCTATACGACCAAGTCCATTCTCTGCGCGCCCTTGACCGTGAAGGACGAGCGCATCGGCGCCATCGAACTGATCAACAAGCGCGGCGGCGACGGACTGTTCAGCCCCGACGACCTGCATTTTCTGGAAGCCCTGGCGGCGTCCGCGGCGCTGGCCATTCTCAACGCCCGCCAGGCCGACGCCTTGCTGGAACAGGAACGCATCAAGCGCGAACTGGAACTGGCCCGCGAAATCCAAAGCTCCCTGTTGCCCCGGCCCGCCGGCGACGACGCGCCCATCGGCGGCGTCAACCAGCCCGCGCGCGAGGTGTCCGGCGATTTCTTCGACCATTTCCCGCTCGAGGACGGGCGCATCTGCTTCTGCCTGGGCGATGTCTCGGGCAAGGGGGTCAACGCGGCCCTGCTGATGGCCAAGACCGCCAGCCTCTACCGCTGTCTGGGCAAGGCGATTTTGTCGCCGGGCCGCCTGCTGGCCCTGGTCAATCGCGAGATTTGCGAAACCGCGGCGCGCGGCATGTTCGTGACCATGGTCGGCGGCATCTACGATCCGCGCACGGGCGTGGTCACGCTGTCCAACGCCGGGCACGAACCGGCCCTGCTGCTGACGCCGGAGGGCGATTTTCAGGCTTTTGAGGCCGAGGGCCCGCCGCTCGGCATTCTGGCCGATCCGCCGACCAAGGATGGCTACCCGGAAACGGCGATCGACCTGAAGGGCGGCAGCCTGTGGATTTTCACCGACGGCGTGACGGAAGGCTATGTCGACGACGCCGGCACGGAACTGGGCGTCGACGGCGTGAAAAGGATTCTTTTGGAAACCCGGGGCCAGACGCTGCGGGCACGGCTGGATGCGGTGGTCGGGCTTATCCAGCCCGGCGAGGGCGGCATGCGCGACGACGTCACCTTGCTGGGCGTCAGCGATACGGCGGCCGAGCGGCCGGCGGCCCTGGCCGCCGCCGAACGGGTGGCCGGTGGGTCGGAATTGATCATGTCCATGCGCCTGCCGGCGCGGGCCGACCGGCTCCGCGTGATCCGCCATGCCGTGCGCGCGGCGTTGGATTTCCTGATCTGCGAGGACGAGATGACCGAACAGGTCATCCTGGCCGTGGACGAGGCCTGCCAGAACGTGGTGCGCCATGCCTATGGCGGGCGCGCCGACGGTGAGATCGCCGTGGAACTGCGCCGCGACGGCGACGATTTCGTGGTCGAATTGCAGGATTTCGCGGCCCCCGTCGATACGGGCCAGATTAAGGGCCGCGATCTTGACGACATCAAACCGGGTGGGCTCGGCGTTCATTTGATCCACGAGATCATGGACGACGTTCAGTTCGTGACGCCTCCCGCCGGGGTGGGTAATCTGTTACAACTGCGAAAGCGGCTTCAGACAAAAGCCGGCGCATCTTGA